In the genome of Catharus ustulatus isolate bCatUst1 chromosome 1, bCatUst1.pri.v2, whole genome shotgun sequence, the window GGCCTCGCTCCCCGCCGCGGCCACGGGAGGACACGGCCCGGCCTGGGCTGGCCCGGCTCGACCctgcccggctcggctcggctcggcccggcccctTCTCCGCCCACAGCGCTCCCACCGGGCGGGATCCCGTGCGGGAGCTCGGAGCGATCGTGTGGGAGCGCAGGTGACAGCGAGGTCCCACAGTACAACCTGTGAGGAGCCCGCCGTGCCCGTGTGGGGGACCAGGGTGACCCTGAGGGACACCGGGCTGACCACGGAGATCCTGGCCGAGGAGGGGAGGGCCGTCCTGGCCCCGACCGGCGTTGGCAGGGCACAGTCCGGCATGGCAGGGCAATTAGATGGCATCATTTTCGGCCTAATTGCGCCGAACAGGTCAGGAGATAATTAGTGACTTTCGGCCGCGTCTGGCAGCTGCGGGCGGATGTTGGGGGCGGAGGGAGGGACGGGGTAGTTTTTAAAAtcaccccagcagctcaggccggccccgccgcccctccTCGGCCCCACGTGGTCGCTCCGGGATTAATATCCGCACCATTCCATACTCTTCTGCGTTTCGTACATCTTTAcgtgggattttattttttttccccccaccctaTAAGGCACCTGCCATAGACCCAGAATCTGTGAAGCTGCCCTGAAAACCTGTCCCTGTGACACCCGTGTTCCCGAGGCCGGGGCAGCGGGGCCCACACGCTCAGAGCCCTCAGAGGAGCCGCACACCGCCTGCCCCGCACGGCTGTGGAGCACAGGGAGCCGGGACACGGAGCTGGGACACGGAGCTGCGGGCGAGGCCAGCCCCCCGTGAGGGAAGTGTGTCACACGTGCCGCTGCAGCCAGGCACGCACACAGGTATGGGCACCTCGGGCAGGTGCTCAGCCCCGCCTCTGCTCGGTCGGACCGGCCGGCCCGGCTGCCCCGGGCCCTGCCCGCCACCCCCTGCCACCCGCCTCCCTCCGCCTAAtgacacagcacacagctgccaCGGGCACAACGTGACTCCAgaagctccagcctgggaagcataaaaaaaaaaaaaaaaaagagccaacccaaaaaaaaaaaaccagccctAAATGTGCACAATCAAGTGATGAGTGTTTGTATTTCTGATGCTTTCAGGCCAGCTCACAACCCTCCCTCCACGTAATATTCAGGATGTTTGGGAAggggtatttttcttttaataggaTGGCGTAGTCACAAAAGCTTTAAAGAAATAAGTGAGTGAATCGTCTACGGTAATAGCAACATACTCCGGACGGGGCACAGTGACGAAGTTCACATCAATTTTTAAGCCTGCCTGGCAGCATGTAGGTGCAGAACAGAGCCCATGACcctttttgctgttttgaagCCATGGATAAGGCTGGTGTCTCTGCTCCAATTCAAGATCAGAGCTGTTTTTTCTCGCTAACGAATACCATGGGACGACAGAGAAGCCTCAAGCTGTTTTGAAGATTGTGCAATGATGCTTGGGAGCCTACCTGCTTTTGCTTGAGTGCTTTCCTCACTCATATTTCACAGGATGCGACAGGAAGGGAAATACAATCGAATCCGACGGCCGTGGTAAATTTGAGTCGAATCCTTCGTATGCCCTGGGGCTGAGGTGGGTGCCTCTCAGATAAGCAATCTAATCAGCTTTGCACTTGGGTCCCATCTGGAAACAGATTGTTGCCGGAGTACACCACCACCTGAGAAGCAAGCTTCAGGTTCGTTTTGAAGATAATTGTACAGACAAATTCAGGGAGTGTGAATTTGCCTGTGGTAATAAgatctctttatttttattcatagtTAATTCGTTCATCCGAGGCGATTTCATGCCAGAATGCAGTCCTCAAACAAGAAGGACGATTGCACTGCCTGTGGCACGCATATGCATGGTGCCTGCCCGGCAGATCGGCTGCTGCGACAAAGAGCCATGAACCACCCCAGACATATGGGCAAGATAAGGAAGAGGCTGGAGGATATCAAGAACCAGTCCTCGAAGTTGACGAAAGTGGATTTCAGCCACAATGAAAGCATAAGATTGGCCACCGACGCCTTCTTGGATGGTGGGACAGACTCCTACCTCGAAACTCTCAGCAAAGAGGGTGAGGTGGATTTCCTCTCCTCGGTGGAAGCTCAGTACATCAAGGATAACGCCAGGGAGTCTTACTATGCACAGGAGTCCCCAGGGGCCGACGGGGCAGCCGCGCCGAAGCAGAACGATGCCGGCTCACTCCCTTCAGGGACCTACTTCCCCACCATTTCTGACAACAGCGAGTCGGCTCTGCTCCACACATGGATTACAGCAGAGAAGCcctatttaaaggaaaaatccacCGCCACTGTGTATTTCCAAACAGAGAAGAATAGCAACATCAGAGACATCATACGTCGGTACATCCACAAGACCACTCAGGTATGAGGAGAGAATTGCTGTTCCCTCTGCACTCGGTTGTTCCTTGCTCTTACAAGCTCAGGTGAACATGGTGTTTAACCCAAGGCAGCCCTGTGCATTGCAGCATAGCTTTGCTCTAGAAAATGGCTGAGAAGAACCTATTGTTGAACACAGGcagtgctttttaattttttttttaactcacaCCATGTTTTTTCACGTTGGTGGCTTAAAAAAAGGCATTCCCTCTTCTCTTTTGTAATGCCCCATTCACCTAGCAGATTGAATGTGCTGTGCAAAGGACAGCTTGACTCTGTCCCTTCTCATGTACCTACAGCAGGATGGTTTGATCTGTTTAGACCACTGCACCATTAATGAGAATTAAGCCTAAGTGAGCTCTCAGCCATTAGGAATTTGTGGGAGATGTGGATGAAGGGGAAGCCAAAGAAAGGCAAGTATGTGTGGTATGtcagaggaaggaaattattcagaaaatagACCTTTCATCCCTAATATGTTGTCTGTATCACTTAAAATGTTATGTGGGCTCCATACAGTCTGCAAAATAATTTGGCATGTGGGAAAGGTGCAGATGATGCCTCTGACTGCATACAGGTGATGGAGGCCACAgaggtgccagccccagccaaaGCCAGGCCGCCCACACTCTGGGAAACCAGGAACTGAGCAGCTGGAGGGAAGACAGAAAACTGATGTCATGTGTGTTCTAGGAGCTCTCttgttttcctgggaaaaaatcGTGATACTTCAGGGCTGTGTTCACCATCATCCAGGAGTTTTGCCCTTACATAAATtcaaaagagcagcagcagtttcagcCAGGAATGGTCAGGGGCCAAGCCAGGATGCAATAGTGCTGCCCAGCTCAGACTTCCAAGCCCTCTGAAGCTTTGTTATTGTCCTGCAAGGGCAGGTGCTGGCCCTGATAACACAGAGGTAATGGCAGGGGAGAAGGATCCCCACTGGCACCTGCTCTCTCAAAGCCTACAAGTGCTTACCACACCAGGAGAATTACAGATCAGTCATTTTAAGTTGGAGGCATCAAAAAggacacagaaacagaagaagtGCCTCTGGAACAGTAAAATAGGCATCAGGTAAAATATCAATCCAGACCAATTTTCTGCCTCAAGAAGAGAAAACTTGTAtgcaaaaaattgggaaatgtAATATAAATCCATGGTTCACATGACCTTCTTAATAATCTAATTTACATTACAGGAGTGTGCTGAAGCAACACTAACAGTATAAATTTGTGACCTGCTTTTTGAGCAGTTTTCCAATGGCACCAATTATTAATTAGCATCTGGTAAGGGTCCATCCTGGACAGCCTAGTATTTGATATATgcattacaaaattaaaaaacagaataaagacTGGGTTTATGGATCATCTGAAACTGGAAAGGATTGGCAGGGGATACCAcaattttaaacacatttgtGGAATTGGTGcaaatcagaaaatgaaatttgggCAAAAGAAATGAGAAGTACTGAAAGTAAGAGAGGAAAGTCAGGTGCAGAAATATAAATTGGGAACTGATGGTGAAGAGCAGTACCAGAGAGAATGGTCTGAAGCTGGGGCATTAATAGGAAGTGTGGATGTGAAATATTTGACATAATTGTGCTTACCCAGCCATGGCAAAGCTCTTTCTGAAGCACCAGGCtttggcagcaggaggaaggtggGATCCTCACTGCTCCACAAATCGTTTGGCTGCCTGAAGAGGACGCTGGCTGTGCAAGATGTGCCTGCTCTTGTAGGAAATCCTCATGGTGGCAAGGGGAATAAGCCTGCTGTTAGGTGTGGGGATAGGCTTTGCAGTAAGATTCAGAGCAAGCTGGAAGCTATTAGTAAGACAGAGCTACAGAGATGCTATGAAGTTTGTTTTGATTGAAGATGACATCCCATGAGCACAGTTCTCAAAGGTTCCCTCTCCAGTCAGAAACAAGCACGAGACCAGCACTTTCTGGTATGGTTTTATGTCACATTTACAGTTCCCTTGATCCACactggctgcaggctgtgcatTTAATAGTTGTAAGGGCTTTTATGCCCAGTCCTGAGACTTTTACAGTTTTCTGCCGGTTGTGAATTGGGGAGTATGGATGTGTGGTCAAATTCCAACAGTTTATAAATCAGTGTTTTAAAGAAGATGAAGCTATTGGAGTCTATCACCCCACCAACAACAGCAGGGTGAGGTTTTTTATAGCCAGGGCTGTCCAGGTGTAAATCATAAAAGAGAAAGCATTGTCCAGGGATTCTTGCTGAATGTGTGTGGCTTATGACACGTAGTGAACTGTGTGGAAAAGGTCTTTTATTTAGCTACATCCTTATCATTCTGTGATAAGTATTTCAATATATTTCCTAGTGCTGAAATCTCACCTACAAATTCATGTGACATGCTGGGTTATGTGTTGTGTGATATATTGGCTTTATATGAGCAATAAAACAATGAGGCAATATGTTTAATCAGTTTAGTGATCCATGCATTTACAgggagaaaaccagaaaagatATCCACATATAActgaatatttgtatttattggaatattttttaaacaactaAACTACATCACAGTGCCCTCACAGCAACCTTAAGTTATGTAAATTGACCCTGCTAATgcctttgctctttttctgaAGGTGTTAGCTATCGTGATGGATGTGTTCACAGACACTGAGATTCTCTGTGACCTCCTGGAGGCAGCTAACAAGCGCATGGTCTTTGTCTACCTGCTGCTCGATCATGGCAGTATAGATCTTTTCTCGGAGATGTGCGACAAGTTGCAAATTCCTGAGGATCTCTTCAAGGTACTGTGGCTTTGTGAAGCTCTTAGGCTGAGAGTTGTCTGCCTAACTGCAGGCACTCTGAGCTAGAAGCATAGTTATGCTAGGGTCGATCCACCTTCTAATTAAAAGGGAGCAAGAGATTCCCTGAGGTAGTTTTAGCACCCCCAGTTCCTCTTTGAAGATGCCTGTATTTTCCCATGGATATTATAGAAAGGTAAGGCATTTCCATAAGGTCCCCTGATGAAACTAATCTTGGCCCTCAAGTCTCAAAACAGGATTAAATTTCCCTAGTAGAATTATCTAACCTAGAGTTATTTAGCTATCTAATAGGCATTAGAGCTGCTTCTGTTTAatagctctgcagcagctgtggtcTGGCAGCCACAGGGACTCCTTTGCATGGCCATAGCTTGGTTGCACTGGGTGGTTTCTGATAAAATGTGTTAAAGCTCTTTAAAAGATAACACCTCAAATTTAGGTGGCTGCTAGTTTAATCTGCCTTCATCTCTGTCAGAAGGAACTGGCTTTAAAAGAAGCCTTCCAGGGATTATTTCAGTTGTTGCTTGAGATGCTGTAGAGCTCCTGTGGCATCTTCCCTGGGCATGGGTGATACTGCAGAGGCCACAGACCTCTGAAATGGCAGCTGTGGGCACACAGCAGATCTGAGGGCATCTTACATGCACCAGACACCTGGTTTTCAACAGCTGAATTCCATCCTAAATATATAAAGAAGCTGAAATTAATAATGAATGTGTATGACTGTTTCCATGCCTGTAAACCCTCACTCCTAAGGAGAACAAGCCTGTGCTATTTATTGTAAGTCTCCTGCTAAAGCACATAGGCTTCCACAAGGTGTGAGTCAAATCCTTGGTGCCACTCACTTACTAAGGCCTAGATTCTGTAAAGTGTGTGTATGGACAGAGAGTAGGGCCTGAAGGGCACTTGCTCAGGTACAAGGAAAGTGCAGAGCATCCCATGGGCCAAACTGACCTGCATCTCCCCTCACACAAGTACCTGCATCTGATCCCACAGGACAGCCTTTGTCtgggcagctccatccctgcaggcccAGATGGATTGGAGGAGCAGAGGTTTTGCCCTGCTGTGTCATGGCACAGCCAATGTAAATCAGGGGAGTACAGCTACAGCAGCTTGTGCCTGGGGTGTCAGTGGAAGGCAGGAGGCTGCTCCCAGCTATGGACACATCCATGCTCCTTTTGGCTGGGGTAGGGTCAGTTACTgtcacacagcactgctccaccTGCCTGAGATTCCACGTAGGTTTATACGCCCAGTGAAACCAGTGAGAGACCTTTGATGCCTCAtttgtgggggggggggggggcggggtgaggggtgagggggcaggagctgggtgttCCTCCAGTCCAGGGGTTTTCCAGATGCCTTGAGGTCCCTTTTTGGGTGCCAGAACTGGGTGCCTTGAAAGGCTGACCTAGAACAGAGACTAGGCAGagcaaaagcaataaaataggtatttatagAAAGGATGCTCTTTGGGCAGTGtaagagcctggctggggctacaCCCCAGTCcaatccaagatggatcccaGACACGAgtctttacacttttataagttttggttcatctacatattggggtccaaccacagccccaggctatgaagtctcagccccctggcttgccccctttCCTTCGCcgttgtttctgctttttgggtaccagttgtccttgattctctagctaggaagggattgttttgtctaactatcCTGTGAAGAGAtcttactaacacctaatatgaagtttcagagttacacactgagcagcagagaatctgaaaaatacaaaagctaaaacccaaggcatcaccaTGACTAGGTTTCCTCTGGACATAAACCTTCAAATATCACATTGGAGAGTCCATGAAGAAATTTGACTTTGGGGCAGTGAAGAGCTAGAGGCAGTGGGGGAAAAGGGTCTTCCctatctgattttttaattaaaaagactTGTAATTcactcaattttatttttatttccagaatatTTCAGTCCGCAGTGTTACTGGAGAGGTTTACTGTGCCAAGTCAGGCAGAAAATTTTCAGGAcaaattcaagaaaaatttcTTATCTCTGACTGGAGATATGTCCTCTCTGGATCTTACAGGTGAGATAAGCCATTGCACTTCATGTCCAGGTGCTCTTTTATgatttttagtatttcttcCCAAAAATGTGCCATGGAAATTTTTGTAAGGTAAGAAGCTTTTGTTTAACAAAAAACACCTCATGTTTTCAAATATGTgccatttttcaaaaatctaCTTAACTTGCTTTAAAGCTGCTATTAGTTCTTTATGGAGcatgggttttaatttaaatgttcaGAAATGTAAACAACTTTGCTAGTGCAGCCCTGGGGCAAAACTAGAAATGTGTACAGCTTAATATTATGCTTTCCTCATTGTTTGGGTTCTCAAGTGTTGTGATCATGAGACATGATACATTTCTGTTTCCCTCGGGATCCCTTAATGTAGCATATGTCACTCAGCTTATCTGAGGACTTGTTCTGTGACAAATTTAGTGATTAAaggtaaaacagaaatacttcagagactgtttttccctgtgtttcatTAACAGGTGGGCAGTATATAGCTACATAACTGCTGTACCTTCATGTTTTCCCtttataaaaattttctttctttgtatgtttgtttgtttgtttgttttgtttgtgctgcTATAATTATTTCAGGTAGTGGATATAGCATCTCAACAACTGGATTTTTAAGTAAGACCCTAGATCCTCCGGTCAGGGAATTTCAGGAGACTCTGAGCTTACATCAAATAAATGAAGTTTCTGAGCATCACAGCTACATAGATATGTTTCACAAATAAGCAAGTTATCCTAGAAATTCAGGTACAAAAATACAAGAGgtgattatttaatttaaaggatgtgattattttttttaattccagtttaCAAGTTGGAAGCTTAAATGCCTCTGGTCTGGTAAGACTGCCACCAGGAAGTTTACAGAACGAtagtaatgaagaaaaaagtgaattttgggggatgggctgcaggagctgagatgTACACTAACACAGGCACCCACTTTTCATTCTATTTCCAAATGAACCATCAGACAAAACTTAGTGGACAATCAGGGttgaaggtttttttattgactgtcttttgttttcttgttattttgGATGCCTTTTCATCCCTCGCCAAAGATGTGTTGAAATCCAACAGCAGACTTGTACAGAGTAGAAGTGAAGAATGTGGAGGAGAAGGACAGAACAAGATCTATTTTCTTGGGCAAAGGAGCTTCCTTTTGGCTTCTCTTTCAATACCAAAGAAACTAAAAACACTTGAAGTCCTGTGCAGTCACTTCTGCCTTTCTCTACTGCTGTTGAGTATCTTCTAATATCAAGTACCTTGTCAAACGATGTGATTCCATATCCAGCACACAAACAGAGAGGGTGGGGAGGAACAAGTGTacttaaaactattttaaaaaaagaaatttacttCAGCATGTTCAGCACCAGTTTGCAATTCACATGGGTTATAGCTGGCTACCAGTATGTGGCATTTCTTGCTAGCTCTCACTTCATTAATCTGAAAGATTTTTGTTATGCCTAAATCTTATCTATCAACCTTTTCAGGTATAAACTGAATGATGTTGAGTGAAACAGACTCAAACTCATACAAATTTCACCAAAGTGCTAAGCTCTGCATGCTGTTGTAATAGTGGTGGAGGGAACaggctgaagaaataaaatagccTTTCAGGACATCCTCTCAATTTTTATTGCCAGTGTCCATGGTGAGGGGTTAGAATGCAGTATTTCTTTTAGAATGCagtatttctttttgctgtctCTGTGTCACTCAATCTCATCTTATGGTAacttgtatttaaattttttaaaatgaatttgagATTAGATAGTGCATGAACTCAGCATTCCTAAAGAagccaaaatgaaaacagcagaaagcacAGACTTTGATCCCCAGGGGCAGCTGAGTATCTCCCTGGCTGCCACTCTGAAAGCCTCTGGCCTCTTCAGAGTCAGCATCCAGCAACTAACACAGACATGCTTTGCCAGCTCAGGTGGGGCAGGTTTCTCCCACACAGATTGTCCACCAGCAGGGAACACTAACATGTAGGGTAGCCCAAACCTGAGCCCAGTGTGTCCTTCCTTCCGTTTGAGGTTCCGTGTGTGTTGTGCTGCAcattgctgcagcactgcaaacaCAGGGATGAGAACATCCCTACTGAACTGCAGCTCCAGCAATGCAGAGAGGACACCCATTATAATACAAGTCCAAAGCTGAACAGGAGATGTGGGATTTGACTGAGACTATCATAAATGAGAGGGTCTGTAACAGGACATAGGACAAAGCCCTGCAAAGATGGCTGAGAAGTATCTATCTGTGACTGAATTTGTGATACAGTGTGGGCCCCAAGCCAGGCATCATTTCTTTgtgctttctcttcttttgatGGGCctcacccaaaaaaacctgggAGAAAAATGATCCCTCTGGACAGGTGGTAACAATAACAGACTTCTCTGAGCCTGTCCCAAAAGAGCACTCAGAATTGTA includes:
- the FAM83A gene encoding protein FAM83A — encoded protein: MQSSNKKDDCTACGTHMHGACPADRLLRQRAMNHPRHMGKIRKRLEDIKNQSSKLTKVDFSHNESIRLATDAFLDGGTDSYLETLSKEGEVDFLSSVEAQYIKDNARESYYAQESPGADGAAAPKQNDAGSLPSGTYFPTISDNSESALLHTWITAEKPYLKEKSTATVYFQTEKNSNIRDIIRRYIHKTTQVLAIVMDVFTDTEILCDLLEAANKRMVFVYLLLDHGSIDLFSEMCDKLQIPEDLFKNISVRSVTGEVYCAKSGRKFSGQIQEKFLISDWRYVLSGSYSFTWLCGQVHRNLLSKFTGQVVELFDEEFRHLYALSKPVRGPKTPPRSLPFLFSRSWVPPRSLPYSDEGSANTLSDPFSSLSAGSTHQSKQTPRTLIFNSNFTPQSPLHRVNSFHSYVSFTPPPSQNAIQPNYYQPHYMPENSTVPYNNMNIYRPIRLRQEEPNRTGLNSSWRCLHKANLFA